A section of the Rhizomicrobium sp. genome encodes:
- the oxc gene encoding oxalyl-CoA decarboxylase produces MTETADVQTLTDGFHLIVDALKLNGLDTIYGVPGIPVTDLARLAQAEGIRVISFRHEQSAGNAAAIAGYLTQKPGICLTVSAPGFLNGLVSLAAATTNGFPMIQISGSSDRAIIDLQQGDYEELDQMNAAKPFAKASYRINRPEDIGIGLARAIRAAVSGRPGGVYLDLPANVLAATMDAEAGAKSLVKVVDAAPRQIPDTESVTRALSLLAGAQRPLTILGKGAAYSRAEDDIRAFIEKTGIPFLPMSMAKGLLPDDHPLCAAAARSLALKEADVVMLVGARLNWLLGHGKSPQWSPAAQFVQLDILPTEIDSNRAVAAPVVGDIGSSIAALLAGLAQTPMPRRPAWLDALGGQKDKNAKHMAARLAAKPSPMDFYSALGAVRGVLAARTDVYLVNEGANTLDITRNVIDMSVPRMRLDTGTWGVMGVGMGYAVGAAVTGGRQVVAIEGDSAFGFSGMEIETICRYKLPVVVVIFNNGGIYRGDGVNPTGGSDPSPTVLMRKARYELLCEAFGGAGYHAADPESLIKALTEALASNAPALINVEIDPKAGTESGHIGNLNPHSAVSPKPAE; encoded by the coding sequence ATGACCGAGACGGCGGACGTTCAAACGCTGACCGACGGCTTCCACCTCATCGTGGATGCCCTCAAGCTCAACGGCCTCGACACGATCTACGGGGTCCCCGGCATCCCGGTGACCGACCTCGCGCGCCTGGCGCAGGCGGAAGGGATCCGCGTCATCAGCTTCCGGCACGAGCAATCGGCCGGCAACGCCGCCGCGATCGCCGGCTATCTCACGCAGAAGCCGGGCATCTGCCTCACCGTCTCCGCGCCGGGCTTCCTCAACGGCCTGGTCTCGCTCGCCGCCGCGACGACCAACGGCTTTCCGATGATCCAGATCAGCGGCTCCAGCGACCGCGCGATCATCGACCTGCAGCAGGGCGATTACGAAGAGCTCGACCAGATGAACGCCGCCAAGCCCTTCGCCAAGGCGTCGTACCGGATCAACCGCCCGGAGGATATCGGCATCGGCCTGGCGCGCGCGATCCGCGCCGCGGTGTCGGGCCGGCCGGGCGGCGTCTATCTCGATCTTCCGGCCAATGTGCTCGCCGCCACGATGGACGCCGAAGCGGGCGCGAAGTCGTTGGTGAAGGTCGTCGACGCCGCGCCGCGCCAGATCCCCGATACGGAATCGGTTACACGCGCCCTGAGCCTGCTCGCCGGCGCGCAGCGCCCGCTCACCATCCTGGGCAAGGGCGCCGCCTATTCGCGCGCGGAAGACGACATCCGCGCCTTCATCGAAAAGACCGGCATCCCGTTCCTGCCCATGTCGATGGCAAAGGGCCTTCTGCCCGACGATCATCCGCTCTGCGCCGCCGCCGCCCGCTCCCTCGCGCTCAAGGAGGCCGATGTGGTGATGCTGGTCGGCGCGCGGCTCAACTGGCTGCTCGGCCACGGCAAGAGCCCGCAATGGTCGCCGGCCGCGCAATTCGTGCAGCTCGATATCCTGCCGACCGAGATCGACAGCAACCGCGCCGTCGCGGCGCCGGTGGTCGGCGACATCGGCTCGTCGATCGCGGCGCTGCTGGCGGGCCTCGCGCAGACGCCGATGCCGCGCCGCCCCGCCTGGCTCGACGCGCTCGGCGGCCAGAAGGACAAGAACGCCAAGCACATGGCGGCGCGCTTGGCCGCGAAGCCGAGCCCGATGGATTTCTACAGCGCGCTCGGCGCCGTCCGCGGCGTGCTCGCGGCGCGGACCGACGTCTATCTCGTCAACGAAGGCGCCAACACGCTCGACATCACCCGCAACGTCATCGACATGTCGGTGCCGCGCATGCGGCTGGACACCGGCACCTGGGGCGTCATGGGCGTCGGCATGGGCTACGCCGTCGGCGCAGCCGTCACCGGCGGCCGCCAAGTCGTCGCCATCGAGGGCGACAGCGCCTTCGGCTTCAGCGGCATGGAGATCGAAACCATCTGCCGCTACAAGCTTCCGGTCGTCGTCGTGATCTTCAACAATGGCGGCATCTATCGCGGCGACGGCGTCAACCCGACCGGCGGCAGCGATCCGTCCCCGACCGTGCTGATGCGCAAGGCGCGCTACGAGCTGCTCTGCGAGGCCTTCGGCGGCGCCGGCTATCACGCCGCCGATCCCGAAAGCCTGATCAAGGCGCTGACCGAGGCGCTGGCCTCGAACGCGCCGGCGCTGATCAATGTCGAGATCGACCCCAAGGCCGGGACCGAGAGCGGCCATATCGGCAACCTCAACCCCCACAGCGCCGTCTCGCCCAAGCCGGCCGAGTGA
- a CDS encoding AraC family transcriptional regulator yields the protein MFDGAVDTGEAYSFDAELLKQQSVGWTSGEAMVFDRRGRGEQTDFRHRLNRHAIALHAAGANTRMSVRRNGGTQQMSGGSLGQVMLVPAHHSIEGWSDFPQNFRHVVVLLDTGMIDEMIDDEKLPGTLEFSYRHDIGDGAIAGRMRELQNELDNPGLMGKLYVESLCCEIAIRAARAQASAPSAVRRGGLTPKRLRMVKDYIESNLVNEITLSDLAAVAGVSYAHFCRAFHTSVGMASHQYIVRRRVDMAKELLAKSKLPIAEIAPSVGFGDQSHLTKHFRRIVGTTPRQFRNAA from the coding sequence ATGTTCGATGGCGCTGTCGATACCGGCGAAGCCTATTCGTTCGACGCGGAATTGCTCAAGCAGCAATCCGTCGGCTGGACCAGCGGCGAGGCGATGGTGTTCGACCGGCGCGGACGCGGCGAGCAGACGGATTTCCGCCATCGGCTGAACCGCCATGCCATCGCGCTGCACGCGGCCGGGGCCAACACCAGAATGTCGGTCCGGCGCAATGGCGGGACGCAGCAGATGAGCGGCGGCTCGCTCGGCCAGGTGATGCTGGTGCCCGCCCATCACAGCATCGAAGGCTGGTCGGACTTCCCGCAGAATTTCCGCCATGTGGTTGTGCTGCTCGACACCGGCATGATCGACGAGATGATCGACGACGAGAAATTGCCGGGGACGCTCGAATTCTCCTACCGCCACGACATCGGCGACGGCGCGATCGCCGGGCGCATGCGCGAGCTGCAGAACGAGCTCGACAATCCGGGCCTCATGGGAAAGCTCTATGTCGAGAGCCTGTGCTGCGAGATCGCGATCCGCGCGGCGCGGGCGCAGGCGAGCGCGCCTTCGGCGGTGCGGCGCGGCGGGCTGACGCCCAAGCGGCTGCGCATGGTCAAGGACTATATCGAGTCGAACCTGGTGAACGAGATCACGCTCTCCGACCTGGCGGCGGTCGCCGGCGTCAGCTACGCGCATTTCTGCCGGGCGTTCCACACCTCGGTGGGCATGGCCTCGCACCAGTACATCGTGCGGCGGCGCGTCGACATGGCCAAGGAGCTGCTGGCCAAAAGCAAGCTTCCGATCGCGGAGATCGCGCCGAGCGTCGGCTTCGGCGACCAGAGCCATCTGACCAAGCATTTCCGCCGCATCGTCGGAACGACGCCACGGCAATTCCGGAACGCGGCTTGA
- the yfdE gene encoding CoA:oxalate CoA-transferase: protein MAGPFSGILVVDLTHVLNGPFGTSMLCDLGARVIKIEPPEHGDDTRAYGPFVDGKSLYFNFVNRGKESIVLNLKHDADKAVLLRMVRKADVLAENFRPGTMQRLGLSYETLKAINPRLIYASSSGFGQTGPYAAYPAYDTIVQAMSGLMSMTGFPDGPPTRVGTSISDIAGGVFLFAGIASALYAREKTGRGAHVDVAMFDSTLAFLEHGLMEYSATGKPLGRIGNRHPFIAPFDTFAAQDTQFVICCGNDLLFERLCAALGHPELSSDSRFGSNADRIANNDALKAALEAALARRPAAYWLKLLHEAGIPVAPILNVTEAAEHPQTKARNMLIEAGGMRMTGNPLKIGGYDDPSLRDGAPSLDQNGAALRREFAPPSND from the coding sequence ATGGCTGGTCCCTTCTCCGGAATTCTCGTCGTCGATCTCACGCATGTGCTGAACGGGCCGTTCGGCACGTCGATGCTGTGCGATCTGGGCGCGCGCGTCATCAAGATCGAGCCGCCGGAGCATGGCGACGACACCCGCGCCTACGGCCCGTTCGTCGACGGCAAGTCGCTCTACTTCAATTTCGTGAACCGCGGCAAGGAAAGCATCGTCCTGAACCTGAAGCACGACGCCGACAAGGCGGTGCTGCTTCGCATGGTGCGCAAGGCCGACGTGCTGGCCGAGAATTTCCGCCCCGGCACGATGCAGCGCCTCGGCCTCTCCTATGAGACGCTCAAGGCGATCAATCCGCGCCTGATCTATGCCTCGTCCTCCGGCTTCGGCCAGACCGGGCCTTACGCCGCCTATCCGGCCTATGACACGATCGTGCAGGCGATGAGCGGTCTGATGAGCATGACCGGCTTTCCCGACGGCCCGCCCACCCGCGTCGGCACCTCGATCTCCGATATCGCTGGCGGCGTCTTCCTGTTCGCAGGCATCGCCAGCGCGCTCTACGCCCGCGAGAAGACCGGCCGGGGCGCGCATGTCGATGTCGCGATGTTCGACAGCACGCTCGCCTTTCTCGAACACGGCCTGATGGAATATTCGGCGACCGGCAAGCCGCTCGGCCGCATCGGCAATCGCCATCCCTTCATCGCGCCGTTCGACACCTTTGCCGCGCAGGACACGCAATTCGTGATCTGCTGCGGCAACGACCTCCTGTTCGAGCGGCTGTGCGCCGCGCTCGGCCATCCCGAACTGTCGAGCGACAGCCGGTTCGGATCGAACGCTGATCGCATCGCCAACAACGACGCGCTCAAGGCCGCGCTGGAAGCGGCGCTGGCGCGCCGGCCCGCCGCCTATTGGCTGAAGCTGCTCCACGAAGCGGGCATTCCGGTCGCGCCGATCCTGAACGTGACGGAGGCCGCCGAGCACCCGCAGACCAAGGCGCGCAACATGCTGATCGAGGCGGGCGGGATGCGCATGACCGGCAATCCGCTGAAGATCGGCGGCTACGACGATCCGTCCCTACGCGACGGTGCGCCGTCGCTGGACCAGAACGGCGCTGCGCTGCGCCGCGAATTCGCGCCGCCGTCGAACGACTAG
- the cyoD gene encoding cytochrome o ubiquinol oxidase subunit IV codes for MTDASFERPDRAPGATEGEEPRAALSGYVTGLAFALLLTLASFWAAGTHLIYGPGVPVLLAVLAIAQMGVHLVFFLHISSAPDHTNNILALAFGILIVALVVIGSLWIMANLNANMLPMDKLMQMQR; via the coding sequence GTGACCGACGCATCGTTCGAACGCCCCGACCGCGCGCCCGGCGCGACGGAAGGCGAGGAGCCGCGCGCCGCCCTGAGCGGCTATGTGACGGGCCTCGCCTTCGCGCTGCTGCTCACCCTCGCCTCGTTCTGGGCGGCGGGAACGCATCTGATCTACGGCCCGGGCGTGCCCGTTCTGCTCGCCGTACTCGCCATCGCGCAGATGGGCGTGCATCTGGTCTTCTTCCTGCACATCTCCAGCGCGCCGGACCACACCAACAACATCCTGGCGCTGGCCTTCGGCATCCTGATCGTGGCGCTGGTGGTGATCGGCTCCCTGTGGATCATGGCGAACCTGAACGCGAACATGCTCCCGATGGATAAGCTGATGCAGATGCAGCGCTAG
- a CDS encoding cytochrome (ubi)quinol oxidase subunit III, whose amino-acid sequence MSLAEASASIPLSARGPASKRVTVGFGFWLFLLSDIIMFSAFFATHAVLGRATAGGPTGPQLFDRGHAFLETACLLASSFTCGLGAISTEGRRLGGLYLWGAVTFVLGAAFLYLEVTEFAAMVARGAGPDRSAFLSAFFALVGAHGLHVTLGLVWLVVMLVQAGTIGFRPFVVRRLLCFSLFWHALDIVWIALFTTVYLIGGLS is encoded by the coding sequence ATGAGCCTCGCCGAAGCCTCCGCCTCGATCCCGCTGTCGGCCCGGGGCCCCGCGAGCAAACGGGTCACGGTCGGCTTCGGCTTCTGGCTGTTCCTGCTCAGCGACATCATCATGTTCTCCGCCTTCTTCGCGACCCATGCCGTGCTCGGCCGCGCGACGGCGGGCGGGCCGACGGGACCGCAGCTGTTCGATCGCGGCCATGCCTTCCTCGAAACCGCCTGCCTGCTGGCGTCGAGCTTCACCTGCGGGCTGGGCGCGATCTCGACCGAAGGGCGGCGGCTCGGCGGCCTCTATCTGTGGGGCGCCGTCACCTTCGTGCTGGGCGCGGCGTTTCTCTATCTCGAAGTGACGGAATTCGCCGCCATGGTCGCGCGCGGCGCCGGCCCCGACCGCAGCGCCTTCCTCTCGGCTTTCTTCGCCCTGGTCGGCGCCCACGGCCTGCACGTCACCCTCGGCCTTGTCTGGCTGGTGGTCATGCTCGTCCAGGCGGGGACCATCGGCTTCCGTCCCTTCGTGGTGCGGCGGCTGCTGTGCTTCAGCCTGTTCTGGCATGCGCTGGACATCGTGTGGATCGCGCTCTTCACCACCGTCTATCTGATCGGAGGCCTGTCGTGA
- the pseC gene encoding UDP-4-amino-4,6-dideoxy-N-acetyl-beta-L-altrosamine transaminase, with amino-acid sequence MHIPYGRQSIDEADIAAVVRVLKSDFLTQGAVVPAFERALAEAVGARHGVAVQNATCALHIACLALGVGPGDLVWTSPNSFVASANCARYCGAEVDFVDIDPVSFNMSVTLLAEKFAAAKKTGRLPKVVIPVHFAGQSCDMAEIRAIAHEYGAKVIEDASHAVGGSYRNGRVGGCEYADIAVFSFHPVKIITTGEGGMAMTNDGALAERMADLRSHGITRDPARLADAGEGAWYYEQQGLGFNYRMTEMQAALGLSQLSHLGEWIARRNAIARAYDGALAGLPLILPRVAPARMSAWHLYVVQLAAGAKPTRREFFDAMRAKGIGVNVHYIPIPWQPDFQRLGFARGQFPAAERYYERAVSLPIHAGLTEAQFDIVAGTIRDFLG; translated from the coding sequence ATGCACATTCCCTATGGACGCCAGTCGATCGACGAGGCCGATATCGCAGCGGTCGTGCGCGTCCTCAAATCCGATTTCCTGACGCAAGGCGCCGTCGTTCCCGCCTTCGAGCGGGCGCTGGCCGAAGCCGTCGGCGCGCGTCACGGCGTGGCGGTGCAGAACGCGACCTGCGCGCTGCATATCGCCTGCCTGGCGCTGGGCGTCGGCCCCGGCGATCTGGTGTGGACCAGCCCCAATTCCTTCGTCGCCTCGGCCAATTGCGCGCGCTATTGCGGCGCCGAGGTCGATTTCGTCGACATCGATCCGGTCAGCTTCAACATGAGCGTGACGCTGCTGGCGGAGAAATTCGCCGCCGCGAAGAAGACCGGCCGGCTGCCCAAGGTGGTCATCCCTGTGCATTTCGCCGGGCAGAGCTGCGACATGGCGGAGATCCGCGCCATCGCGCACGAATACGGCGCCAAGGTGATCGAGGACGCGTCGCATGCGGTGGGCGGCAGCTATCGCAACGGGCGCGTCGGCGGCTGCGAATATGCCGACATCGCGGTCTTCAGCTTTCATCCCGTCAAGATCATCACCACCGGCGAAGGCGGCATGGCGATGACGAACGACGGCGCGCTGGCGGAGCGCATGGCCGACCTGCGCAGCCACGGCATCACGCGCGATCCGGCGCGGCTGGCCGATGCCGGCGAAGGCGCCTGGTATTACGAGCAGCAGGGGCTCGGCTTCAACTATCGCATGACCGAGATGCAGGCGGCGCTCGGCCTGTCGCAGCTTTCCCATCTGGGCGAATGGATCGCGCGGCGCAACGCCATCGCGCGCGCCTATGACGGGGCCCTGGCGGGGCTGCCGCTGATCCTGCCGAGGGTCGCGCCGGCGCGGATGTCCGCCTGGCATCTCTATGTCGTGCAGCTCGCCGCGGGCGCGAAGCCGACGCGGCGCGAATTCTTCGACGCGATGCGGGCCAAGGGCATCGGCGTCAACGTCCACTACATCCCGATTCCGTGGCAGCCGGATTTCCAGCGCCTGGGCTTCGCGCGCGGCCAGTTTCCCGCCGCCGAGCGCTATTACGAGCGCGCGGTCTCGCTGCCGATCCATGCCGGACTGACCGAGGCGCAGTTCGACATCGTCGCCGGAACGATCCGCGACTTTCTGGGCTGA
- a CDS encoding YoaK family protein, which produces MDNRAQQAAGRQEHIAVALAAIAGFVDAYGIVRYGTYLSFMSGNTTQAGYHSGLGDFAVVPLLLTGIAGFLFGSFIGNFYRPPFGPLTRRVTLVAIAAALAFVFGLALAGLSPTILAVALLSVAMGAMNTSLPSVGKQQVNLTFVTGTLNRLGTHLAQAARRAPLSDSEGAWDTHLRRALWLAGIWAGFFLGAALSGAVTAHAGPWALLVPIGALLVLSALD; this is translated from the coding sequence ATGGACAATCGGGCACAGCAGGCCGCGGGCCGCCAGGAACACATCGCCGTCGCGCTGGCCGCCATCGCCGGCTTCGTCGACGCCTACGGCATCGTGCGCTACGGCACCTATCTTTCGTTCATGAGCGGAAACACGACGCAGGCCGGCTATCACTCCGGCCTCGGCGATTTCGCCGTCGTGCCGCTGCTGCTGACCGGCATCGCGGGGTTCCTGTTCGGCTCCTTCATCGGCAATTTCTATCGTCCGCCGTTCGGCCCGCTCACGCGGCGGGTGACGCTCGTCGCGATCGCGGCCGCGCTCGCCTTCGTCTTCGGCCTCGCGCTCGCCGGCCTCTCGCCGACGATCCTGGCGGTGGCGCTGCTCAGCGTCGCGATGGGCGCAATGAATACGTCGCTGCCGAGCGTCGGCAAGCAGCAGGTCAATCTCACCTTCGTGACGGGCACGCTGAACCGGCTCGGGACGCATCTGGCCCAGGCGGCGCGGCGGGCGCCGCTCTCCGACAGTGAGGGGGCGTGGGACACCCATCTGCGGCGGGCGCTCTGGCTGGCCGGGATCTGGGCGGGATTCTTCCTGGGCGCGGCGCTGTCCGGCGCCGTGACGGCGCACGCCGGCCCCTGGGCCCTGCTGGTGCCGATCGGCGCGCTTCTGGTCCTTTCCGCGCTGGACTGA
- the frc gene encoding formyl-CoA transferase: MSLPLEGIKIIDFTGVQAGPACTQLLAWFGADVLKVERPGTGDVTRRQLRDLPGLDALYFTMLNSNKRSLELDTKTPEGKKIMEELIRGADVLVENFAPGALDRMGFTWEHIQELNPKIIFGSVKGFNEESPYKDIKVYENVAQCAGGAASTTGFWDGPPTISAAALGDSNTGMHLAIGILTALIGREKAGRGQKVSVSMQDAVLNLCRVKLRDQERLEHVGYLEEYPQYPNGKFGDAVPRGGNAGGGGQPGWVLKCKGWQTDPNAYIYFTIQEQNWPKTCEAIGKPQWTDDPAYATAKARQPHIFDIFAEIEKFLADKTKFEAVEYLSKFEIPCAPVLSMKEIAYDPALRASGTIVEVEQEKRGKYLTVGSPIKFSDFAPKITGAPLLGEHTDAVLQSLGYDAAKIAKLRADKVV, from the coding sequence ATGAGCCTGCCCCTCGAAGGAATCAAGATCATCGACTTCACCGGCGTCCAGGCCGGTCCCGCCTGCACGCAATTGCTCGCCTGGTTCGGCGCCGACGTGCTGAAGGTCGAGCGGCCCGGCACCGGCGACGTCACGCGTCGCCAGCTGCGCGACCTTCCCGGTCTCGATGCGCTCTACTTCACCATGCTCAACAGCAACAAGCGCTCGCTGGAGCTCGACACCAAGACGCCGGAAGGCAAGAAGATCATGGAGGAGCTGATCCGCGGCGCCGACGTGCTGGTGGAGAATTTCGCGCCCGGCGCGCTCGACCGCATGGGTTTCACCTGGGAGCACATCCAGGAGCTCAATCCGAAGATCATCTTCGGCTCGGTCAAGGGCTTCAACGAGGAATCGCCCTACAAGGACATCAAGGTCTACGAGAACGTCGCGCAATGCGCCGGCGGCGCGGCTTCGACGACGGGATTCTGGGACGGCCCGCCCACCATCAGCGCCGCGGCGCTCGGCGATTCCAACACCGGCATGCATCTGGCCATCGGCATCCTCACCGCCCTGATCGGCCGCGAGAAGGCCGGCAGGGGCCAGAAGGTTTCGGTGTCGATGCAGGACGCAGTGCTCAATCTCTGCCGCGTCAAGCTGCGCGACCAGGAGCGTCTCGAGCATGTCGGCTATCTCGAGGAATATCCGCAATACCCGAACGGCAAGTTCGGCGACGCGGTGCCGCGCGGCGGCAATGCGGGCGGCGGCGGCCAGCCGGGCTGGGTGCTCAAATGCAAGGGCTGGCAGACCGATCCCAACGCCTACATCTATTTCACCATCCAGGAGCAGAACTGGCCGAAGACCTGCGAAGCCATCGGCAAGCCGCAATGGACCGACGATCCCGCCTATGCGACGGCCAAGGCCCGCCAGCCGCACATCTTCGACATCTTCGCCGAGATCGAGAAATTCCTCGCCGACAAGACCAAGTTCGAAGCCGTGGAGTATTTGAGCAAGTTCGAAATCCCCTGCGCGCCCGTCCTGTCGATGAAGGAGATCGCCTACGATCCGGCGCTGCGCGCCAGCGGCACGATCGTCGAGGTCGAGCAGGAAAAGCGCGGCAAGTACCTAACCGTCGGCAGCCCGATCAAATTCTCCGACTTCGCGCCCAAGATCACCGGCGCTCCGCTGCTCGGCGAGCACACCGATGCGGTGCTGCAGAGTCTCGGCTACGACGCCGCCAAGATCGCCAAGCTGCGCGCCGACAAGGTCGTCTGA